The following are encoded in a window of Mycobacterium vicinigordonae genomic DNA:
- a CDS encoding lysylphosphatidylglycerol synthase transmembrane domain-containing protein → MRVDGRDITVSGSLLQPLTRRTNDIIRLALATVALIAVVTSSLITRPRWVALEKSISEIVGVLSPNQADLVYLVYGTAILALPFVILIGLIVSRQWKLLAAYAAAGLMAFLPLSISSNRIAAPRWHFDLSDKLSTLPAQFLDDPRWIAMLAAVLTVSGPWLPARWRHWWWGLLLAFVPIHLVVSAIVPARAVVGLAVGWFVGAFVVLVVGTPALEVPLDGAVRALAKRGFLASRLLVVRPGGPGPLVLSAESTDPEASATVELYGPHQRSGGALRQLWWKLRLRGSETAPLQTSLRRAVEHRALMAIAIGDIGVANSATIAMAALDRGWTLYAHNPVQGIPLDECAAETPVLQVWKALRTLNDHQVSHGDLRCKEITVADGRVLFGGFGAAEYGATDAQLQSDIAHLLVTTSALYDARSAVAAAIDAFGKDTILDASRRLTKSAVPKRIRASVPNAKAVIADARGEVKRQTGADQIKDETITRFSRSQVIQLVLIGALVYVAYPFISTVPTFFSELRNANWWWALLGLTVSGLTYVGAAGALWACADGLVSFWKLTIMQIANTFAATTTPAGVGGLALSTRFLQKSGLNALRATAAVALQQAVQVIVHLSLLIFFSAVAGTSTDLSHFVPNATVLYLIAGVALGIIGTFLFVPNLRRWLAIELQPKLKEVTNDLVELAKEPKRLALIVLGSAGTTLGAALALWASVEAFGGGTTFVTVTVVTMVGGTLASAAPTPGGVGAVEAALIGGLAAFGVPAAIGVPSVLLYRVLTCWLPVFIGWPVMRWLTKNEMV, encoded by the coding sequence ATGCGAGTTGACGGTCGCGACATCACTGTGTCCGGCAGCTTGCTGCAACCACTCACCCGGCGGACCAACGACATCATCCGGCTGGCGCTGGCGACGGTGGCCCTAATAGCGGTGGTGACGAGCTCACTGATCACCCGGCCGCGATGGGTGGCCCTGGAAAAATCCATCTCCGAGATCGTCGGGGTGTTGAGCCCCAACCAGGCCGATCTGGTGTACCTGGTGTACGGCACCGCGATCCTCGCGCTTCCGTTCGTGATCCTGATCGGGCTGATCGTTTCCCGGCAATGGAAGCTGCTTGCGGCATACGCCGCCGCCGGGTTGATGGCCTTCCTGCCGCTGTCGATCAGCAGCAACCGGATCGCGGCACCGCGCTGGCACTTCGACCTCTCCGACAAACTCAGCACGCTGCCCGCCCAGTTTCTCGACGACCCTCGATGGATTGCGATGCTGGCGGCGGTGCTGACCGTGTCGGGCCCGTGGTTGCCGGCGCGCTGGCGGCACTGGTGGTGGGGATTGTTGCTGGCCTTTGTGCCGATCCACCTCGTTGTCAGCGCGATCGTCCCCGCCCGTGCGGTGGTCGGATTGGCAGTGGGCTGGTTCGTCGGCGCCTTCGTGGTGCTGGTGGTCGGAACTCCCGCACTCGAGGTGCCGCTGGACGGCGCGGTTCGCGCGTTGGCCAAGCGCGGATTCCTGGCGTCCCGACTGCTGGTGGTGCGCCCCGGCGGCCCGGGACCGCTGGTGCTCTCGGCCGAATCCACCGATCCCGAGGCCAGTGCGACGGTCGAGCTGTACGGCCCGCATCAACGCAGCGGCGGCGCGCTGCGCCAGCTGTGGTGGAAGTTGCGGCTGCGCGGGTCGGAGACCGCTCCGCTGCAGACCTCGCTGCGCCGGGCGGTGGAGCACCGCGCACTAATGGCCATCGCGATCGGTGATATTGGCGTCGCCAACTCCGCCACCATCGCGATGGCCGCGCTCGACCGCGGGTGGACCCTGTACGCGCACAATCCAGTTCAGGGTATTCCGCTCGACGAGTGCGCGGCCGAAACACCGGTACTGCAGGTGTGGAAGGCATTGCGGACCCTCAACGACCATCAGGTATCCCACGGCGACTTGCGCTGCAAAGAGATCACCGTCGCCGACGGCCGGGTTTTGTTCGGCGGTTTCGGCGCCGCCGAATACGGCGCCACTGACGCCCAGCTGCAATCCGATATCGCCCACCTGCTGGTGACCACATCGGCGTTGTATGACGCGAGGTCGGCGGTGGCCGCCGCGATCGATGCGTTCGGCAAGGACACCATCCTCGACGCCTCCCGGCGACTAACGAAATCGGCTGTGCCGAAACGTATCCGGGCATCAGTGCCCAATGCGAAGGCGGTGATCGCTGACGCCCGCGGGGAAGTCAAGCGGCAGACCGGCGCCGACCAGATCAAAGACGAGACCATCACCCGGTTCAGCCGCAGCCAGGTCATCCAGCTGGTGCTGATCGGAGCCCTGGTCTACGTCGCATACCCGTTCATCAGCACCGTGCCGACGTTCTTCTCCGAGCTCCGGAACGCCAATTGGTGGTGGGCGTTACTGGGCCTGACGGTATCGGGCTTGACCTATGTCGGTGCGGCCGGCGCGCTGTGGGCCTGTGCCGACGGGCTGGTGAGCTTCTGGAAGCTCACAATCATGCAGATTGCCAACACTTTTGCGGCAACCACGACCCCTGCAGGGGTGGGCGGGCTGGCTTTGAGCACTCGGTTCCTGCAAAAGAGCGGCCTCAACGCGCTGCGCGCCACCGCCGCGGTGGCCCTGCAACAAGCCGTGCAGGTGATCGTCCACCTGTCGCTGCTGATCTTCTTCAGCGCGGTGGCCGGAACCTCGACCGACCTGTCGCATTTCGTGCCGAATGCCACGGTGCTGTACCTGATCGCCGGGGTCGCGCTGGGCATCATCGGCACCTTCCTGTTCGTGCCCAACCTGCGGCGCTGGCTGGCCATTGAGTTGCAACCCAAACTCAAGGAGGTCACCAATGACCTCGTCGAGCTGGCCAAAGAGCCCAAACGACTTGCGCTGATCGTATTGGGCAGTGCCGGAACAACCCTCGGTGCAGCGCTAGCGTTGTGGGCTAGCGTGGAAGCGTTCGGTGGGGGCACCACGTTCGTCACCGTCACGGTCGTCACGATGGTGGGTGGGACGTTGGCGTCGGCCGCCCCCACCCCGGGTGGCGTCGGTGCAGTGGAGGCCGCCCTGATCGGTGGACTCGCCGCGTTCGGCGTGCCCGCGGCCATCGGGGTGCCGTCCGTACTGCTGTACCGGGTGCTCACCTGCTGGCTGCCGGTGTTCATCGGATGGCCGGTGATGCGCTGGCTGACCAAGAACGAAATGGTCTAA
- a CDS encoding class I SAM-dependent methyltransferase — MARSDGDSWEITESVGATALGVAAGRAAETESEDPLINDPFARVFLDAVGDGVWSWFFTADLPDAVIEAEPQLPAEMQLMVSYTACRTAFFDGFFLDAAQAGVNQAVILAAGLDSRAWRLPWPDGTTVYELDQIKVLDFKVSTLAGHGAEPSCDRIGVAVDLRDDWPAALRRAGFDPSARSAWSVEGLLPYLPAAAHELLFERIQGLSAAGSRIAVEAHGPGWMDPDLLAQRQERGQRLRGLIAKADPDRQVPATQELWYLEEREDVGSWLSRHGWQATVTPARELMAGYGRGVPDGIEDPTPRTLFVAAVRS, encoded by the coding sequence GTGGCGCGTAGCGATGGCGACAGTTGGGAGATCACCGAGAGCGTAGGGGCCACCGCGCTGGGGGTAGCCGCGGGGCGGGCCGCCGAGACCGAAAGTGAAGATCCGCTGATCAACGACCCCTTCGCACGGGTATTCCTGGACGCCGTCGGGGACGGGGTGTGGAGCTGGTTTTTCACCGCCGACCTGCCGGACGCGGTGATCGAGGCCGAGCCGCAGTTGCCGGCTGAGATGCAATTGATGGTGAGCTACACAGCGTGTCGGACCGCGTTCTTCGACGGTTTCTTCCTCGATGCCGCCCAGGCAGGGGTGAACCAGGCTGTGATCCTGGCCGCTGGGCTGGACTCGCGAGCATGGCGGTTGCCCTGGCCGGACGGGACCACGGTCTACGAACTCGACCAGATCAAGGTGCTGGACTTCAAGGTTTCCACCTTGGCCGGCCACGGTGCCGAGCCGTCCTGCGACCGGATCGGCGTCGCCGTGGACCTGCGTGACGACTGGCCGGCGGCGCTGCGACGGGCCGGGTTCGACCCGTCGGCGCGCAGCGCCTGGTCGGTCGAAGGTTTACTGCCTTATCTCCCGGCAGCAGCCCACGAGTTGCTGTTTGAGCGGATCCAGGGCTTGTCCGCCGCTGGCAGTCGGATCGCCGTGGAGGCGCACGGACCCGGTTGGATGGATCCGGACCTGTTGGCGCAGCGGCAGGAGCGAGGGCAACGGCTGCGTGGGCTGATCGCAAAGGCAGACCCGGATCGCCAGGTGCCCGCCACCCAAGAGCTGTGGTACCTCGAGGAACGCGAAGACGTCGGCAGCTGGCTGAGCCGGCACGGGTGGCAGGCCACGGTGACTCCGGCCAGGGAGCTGATGGCGGGTTACGGTCGCGGGGTTCCCGACGGGATCGAAGACCCCACGCCGCGCACGCTGTTTGTCGCCGCGGTGCGCTCCTAG
- a CDS encoding metal-dependent hydrolase family protein: MQTHDLRIANVNVFDSVDARITGPLDVTLRGGLIATVTPSTGNGAGTSSGPTLDGTGKTLLPGLIDAHWHAAFTTIPAIEAQVSEIGYVIAKAVVSAEETLSRGFTTVRDLGGPVFGIKQAIDEGAILGPRIFPAGAFISQSGGHGDFRLPNEVPRGICGHLSYTEIVGAAVIADGEAEVLRGAREVLRRGASQVKLMAGGGVASPYDPLDVSQFTYAEMRAAVEAAENWGTYVTVHAYTPRAIRTAVAAGVRCIEHGQLIDEETVEMLAEKDIWWCLQPFLDDEDATPLPPANIPKFKQMVAGTDRAYELAIKHNVKIAFGTDTLFDAHLATRQGAQLAKLTRWFKPAEVLQQATFHNAQLLAMSGPRNPYPGRLGVVDEGALADLILVDGDPVADISLIARPAEAFTAIVKDGRLVKGSTA, from the coding sequence ATGCAAACGCACGACCTCCGCATCGCCAATGTCAACGTCTTCGACAGCGTGGACGCCCGCATCACCGGACCGCTGGACGTCACGCTCCGCGGCGGCCTGATCGCGACGGTCACCCCCAGTACTGGCAATGGCGCCGGAACATCAAGCGGGCCAACGCTCGACGGTACGGGGAAGACCTTGCTACCGGGTCTGATCGATGCACACTGGCACGCTGCCTTCACCACCATCCCGGCGATCGAGGCGCAGGTCAGCGAGATCGGTTACGTGATCGCCAAGGCCGTGGTCAGCGCGGAAGAGACGCTGTCGCGCGGCTTCACCACGGTTCGCGACCTGGGCGGCCCGGTGTTCGGGATAAAGCAGGCCATCGACGAGGGCGCAATCCTGGGTCCGCGCATCTTCCCGGCCGGTGCTTTCATCTCGCAATCCGGCGGCCACGGCGACTTCCGGTTGCCCAACGAGGTACCGCGCGGCATCTGCGGTCACCTGAGCTACACCGAGATCGTGGGTGCGGCCGTCATCGCCGACGGTGAAGCCGAGGTGCTGCGCGGGGCGCGAGAAGTTTTGCGCCGCGGCGCATCTCAAGTGAAGCTGATGGCTGGCGGCGGAGTCGCTTCACCCTACGACCCGCTCGATGTCTCGCAGTTCACCTACGCCGAAATGCGCGCAGCGGTGGAAGCTGCCGAGAACTGGGGCACCTACGTCACGGTGCACGCCTACACTCCCCGGGCGATCCGTACCGCCGTGGCGGCCGGTGTCCGTTGCATCGAGCACGGCCAGCTCATAGACGAGGAGACTGTCGAGATGCTGGCCGAAAAGGACATCTGGTGGTGTTTGCAGCCGTTCCTCGACGACGAGGATGCGACACCATTGCCTCCCGCCAATATTCCCAAGTTCAAGCAGATGGTCGCCGGCACCGACCGGGCCTACGAACTCGCGATCAAGCACAACGTCAAGATCGCGTTCGGCACCGACACCTTGTTCGATGCCCACCTCGCGACCCGCCAAGGCGCCCAGCTGGCCAAGCTGACGCGCTGGTTCAAGCCGGCAGAAGTGTTGCAGCAGGCTACGTTCCACAATGCGCAGCTGCTGGCCATGTCTGGGCCGCGCAACCCTTATCCGGGCCGGCTGGGGGTGGTGGACGAAGGAGCGCTGGCCGACCTGATCCTGGTCGACGGGGACCCGGTCGCCGACATCTCACTGATCGCCAGGCCCGCCGAGGCTTTCACCGCCATCGTCAAGGATGGACGACTGGTCAAGGGCAGCACCGCCTAG
- the recD gene encoding exodeoxyribonuclease V subunit alpha: MTVDPADWRQAVGATGVLRTFNEAGVIDSADIHVAQRLSEITGESNPLVSLAVALAVRALRGGSVCLDLRLVEAQVGVTGLPWPAPDAWLAAVLASPLVGFPSVLRVYDHRLLYLDRYWREEQQVAEDFVALLSSRAAEDVAGIDRLFPPDFAEQRVAANVALRQGLTVLTGGPGTGKTTTVARLLALFAEQAELAGRPRMRIALSAPTGKAAARLNEAVQLEISKLTAVDQQRVSGLRATTLHRLLGSRPDTATRFRHHRGNRLPHDVIVVDECSMVSLTMMARLLESVRPQTRLLLVGDPDQLASVEAGAVLADLVDGLGTQQTALAMLKTSHRFGESIGALALAIRDGDADLAVDVLRAGGDHVEWIDTDDPRTQLRNLAVPHALRLREAAALGDATAALSTLDEHRLLCAHRRGPYGIQYWNRQVERWLAEATGEPIWSTWYVGRPVLVTNNDYGLGVYNGDAGVTVLDADRRDTLRVVIAGAEDVLEFAPSRLSDVETMHAMTIHKSQGSQADTVTVLMPPEDSRLLTRELFYTAVTRAKTKVRVVGPESAVRSAVGRRAIRASGLAHRLMPPPRQ; the protein is encoded by the coding sequence ATGACCGTCGACCCGGCGGACTGGCGGCAGGCCGTCGGGGCCACCGGGGTGTTGCGGACTTTCAACGAGGCCGGTGTGATCGATTCCGCGGATATTCATGTTGCACAAAGGCTTTCGGAGATTACCGGCGAGTCGAACCCGCTGGTCTCGCTGGCCGTGGCATTGGCGGTGCGTGCGTTGCGAGGCGGCTCGGTCTGCCTCGACTTGCGCTTGGTCGAGGCGCAGGTCGGCGTGACGGGTTTGCCGTGGCCGGCACCGGACGCGTGGCTGGCCGCGGTGCTGGCCAGCCCGCTAGTTGGATTCCCTTCGGTGTTGCGCGTCTACGACCACCGCCTGTTGTACCTGGACCGGTACTGGCGCGAGGAGCAGCAGGTCGCCGAAGACTTCGTAGCCTTGTTGTCCAGCCGCGCAGCGGAAGACGTGGCTGGTATCGACCGCCTGTTTCCGCCTGACTTCGCGGAGCAACGTGTGGCGGCGAACGTCGCGCTACGACAAGGGTTGACCGTGCTTACCGGTGGCCCGGGCACCGGCAAGACAACCACGGTGGCTCGGCTGCTGGCGCTGTTCGCCGAGCAGGCTGAACTGGCCGGCAGACCGAGGATGCGAATCGCATTGTCGGCGCCGACGGGCAAGGCCGCAGCCCGCCTCAACGAGGCGGTGCAGTTAGAAATCAGTAAACTGACTGCGGTTGACCAACAACGGGTTTCGGGCCTACGAGCCACCACATTGCACCGGTTGTTGGGCAGCCGACCGGATACCGCGACGCGATTTCGCCATCACCGCGGCAACCGGTTGCCGCACGACGTCATCGTGGTCGACGAGTGTTCGATGGTGTCGCTGACCATGATGGCGCGACTGCTCGAGTCGGTGCGACCCCAGACCCGCCTGCTGCTCGTCGGCGACCCGGACCAGTTGGCCTCGGTGGAAGCAGGGGCCGTCCTGGCCGACCTAGTGGACGGGCTGGGGACGCAGCAAACCGCACTTGCGATGTTGAAAACCTCACACCGCTTCGGTGAATCGATTGGCGCGCTGGCACTGGCGATCCGCGACGGTGACGCCGACCTGGCAGTCGACGTGCTGCGTGCCGGCGGGGATCACGTCGAATGGATTGACACCGACGATCCGAGGACACAATTGCGCAATTTAGCTGTACCGCATGCACTCCGGTTGCGGGAGGCCGCTGCGCTGGGGGACGCGACAGCCGCGCTGTCGACCCTCGACGAGCATCGACTGCTGTGCGCGCACCGGCGGGGCCCGTACGGCATTCAGTATTGGAACCGGCAGGTCGAGCGCTGGCTGGCGGAGGCCACGGGCGAGCCGATCTGGTCGACCTGGTACGTCGGCAGACCCGTGCTCGTCACGAATAACGACTACGGGTTGGGCGTCTACAACGGCGACGCCGGTGTAACCGTTCTCGACGCAGATCGTAGGGACACGCTGCGCGTTGTCATCGCCGGTGCCGAAGATGTGCTCGAGTTCGCCCCCAGCCGGTTGTCGGATGTCGAGACGATGCACGCGATGACGATCCACAAGAGTCAGGGCAGCCAGGCCGATACCGTCACCGTGCTCATGCCGCCGGAGGATTCGCGACTGCTGACGCGCGAGCTGTTCTACACCGCGGTCACCCGCGCCAAGACGAAGGTTCGTGTGGTCGGCCCTGAAAGCGCGGTGCGCTCCGCCGTCGGACGACGAGCGATCCGGGCCAGCGGCTTGGCGCACCGGCTCATGCCACCGCCGCGTCAATGA
- the recB gene encoding exodeoxyribonuclease V subunit beta: protein MLAFDLLGPLPGDRSTTVLEASAGTGKTFALAGLVTRYVAEGRATLDEMLLITFGRAASQELRERVRCQIVDALNAFDDPASVGDNQLICRLVAATDTEREQRRQRLRDALAGFDSATIATIHQFCQLVLKSLGVAGDTDAGVTLVEDLGELVTEIVDDLFLAHFGQERDDPVLDYPEALRIARKAVNNPSTQLRPLDAPQGSSAAVRVDFVKNVLAELERRKRKRGILGYDDLLIRLAVALDTDDSPARVRMHQRWPIVMVDEFQDTDPVQWQVLQRAFSGRSTLILIGDPKQAIYAFRGGDIVTYLHAAANAGDKRTLAMNWRSDAALVDRLQAVLLGAELGGPDIVVRDVQAYHRGHRLAGAPRNDPFRIRVVRREALGRSGLQNIPIGELREHIGRDLAADIGALLAGGATFGDRPLEARDVAVIVETHKDARACHRALSDAGIPAVYTGDSDVFASAAADDWLALLEAFDQPHRPGIVRAAAATMFFGYTAEDLAGGGDSLTDGVADTLRSWADHARQRGVAAIFEAAQMAGMSDRVLSWQGGERHMTDLAHLTQLLQETAHREHYSLPALRDWLRDQRDERGGAIERNRRLDSDAAAVQIMTVWVSKGLQYPIVYLPFAFNRNIQERDLVLFHDGQVRCLHIGGKDSPDFAEVEQLGCREAASDDSRLTYVALTRAQSQVVAWWSPAYDEPNGGLSRLLRGRRPGEAAVPDRCTPAKISDEEAWARLQEWADAGGPVIEESVIGPHPTISGRITPSDLSIRHFHRPIDTAWRRTSYSGLLRVSEGSVGASSEPEVAELDDEVGDIALAEPAATADVPSPMAALPTGAKFGSLVHAVLETADPFAADLAGEFAAQIRVHSVWWPVDVPAEVLADALVPMHDTPLGPLAEGMTLRQVGLRDRLRELEFEFPLAGGDVRGGAADIRLADVGLLLRSHLPASDALACYADRLIDEPLGDQSLRGYLSGSIDAVLRIADGAEYRYLVVDYKTNWLGDPDRSALTAADYTRGRLVEAMLHSDYPLQALLYSVVLHRFLRWRVADYDPDRHLGGVLYLFLRGMCGPDTPVVDGHPAGVFSWAPPAALVTSISDLLDAGRVAV, encoded by the coding sequence ATGCTAGCGTTCGACCTGCTCGGGCCGCTGCCCGGCGATCGCTCTACCACGGTCCTGGAAGCCAGTGCCGGAACCGGCAAGACGTTTGCGTTGGCCGGCCTGGTGACCCGGTACGTCGCCGAAGGCCGGGCCACCCTGGATGAAATGTTGCTGATCACGTTCGGACGAGCGGCCAGTCAAGAGCTTCGCGAGCGGGTGCGATGCCAAATAGTCGACGCACTCAATGCTTTCGACGATCCTGCGTCGGTAGGCGACAACCAACTTATCTGCCGCCTCGTCGCGGCCACCGACACCGAACGTGAACAGCGCAGGCAACGCCTGCGAGATGCATTGGCCGGCTTCGACTCCGCAACTATCGCAACCATCCATCAGTTCTGTCAGTTGGTGCTCAAATCGCTGGGGGTGGCTGGCGATACCGACGCCGGAGTCACCTTGGTCGAGGATCTCGGCGAACTGGTCACCGAAATCGTCGACGACCTATTCCTGGCTCATTTCGGGCAGGAGCGTGACGATCCCGTACTGGATTACCCCGAGGCGCTGCGTATCGCGCGGAAGGCGGTGAATAACCCGTCGACGCAGCTGCGGCCACTCGACGCGCCGCAGGGATCTTCGGCGGCGGTCCGAGTTGATTTCGTGAAAAACGTTCTGGCCGAGCTGGAACGGCGCAAGCGCAAGCGCGGGATCCTGGGATACGACGATCTGCTTATCCGGTTGGCAGTCGCCCTCGATACCGACGACTCCCCGGCCCGCGTCCGCATGCATCAACGCTGGCCGATCGTGATGGTCGACGAGTTCCAGGACACCGACCCGGTACAGTGGCAGGTGTTGCAGCGCGCGTTCAGTGGGCGGTCCACGCTGATCCTCATCGGTGACCCCAAGCAGGCCATCTACGCGTTTCGCGGCGGCGATATCGTGACCTATCTGCATGCCGCAGCCAACGCAGGCGACAAACGGACGCTGGCGATGAACTGGCGAAGCGACGCCGCGCTCGTCGACCGGCTGCAGGCGGTGTTGCTCGGTGCCGAACTCGGCGGCCCCGACATCGTCGTGCGCGATGTGCAGGCGTATCACCGAGGCCACCGCTTGGCCGGCGCGCCGCGCAACGATCCGTTCCGGATCCGCGTGGTGCGACGAGAAGCATTGGGCCGCAGCGGACTTCAAAATATACCCATCGGGGAACTGCGGGAGCACATCGGGCGCGACCTCGCTGCGGACATCGGCGCTCTGTTGGCCGGCGGAGCCACGTTCGGTGACAGACCGCTGGAGGCTCGGGACGTCGCGGTGATCGTAGAGACGCACAAGGATGCCCGCGCGTGCCACCGGGCACTGTCCGACGCCGGAATCCCGGCGGTGTACACCGGCGATTCGGACGTGTTCGCCTCGGCGGCGGCCGACGACTGGCTGGCGCTGCTGGAAGCCTTCGACCAACCACACCGACCCGGCATAGTGCGCGCCGCAGCGGCGACCATGTTCTTCGGCTATACCGCCGAAGACCTCGCCGGCGGCGGTGACTCGCTCACCGACGGCGTAGCCGACACCTTACGCAGCTGGGCCGACCACGCCCGACAGCGCGGAGTGGCGGCGATATTCGAGGCCGCGCAAATGGCCGGCATGAGTGACCGGGTGCTGTCCTGGCAAGGCGGCGAGCGGCACATGACCGACCTGGCGCACCTGACGCAGCTCCTGCAGGAAACCGCCCACCGCGAGCATTATTCGCTGCCTGCGCTGCGGGATTGGCTGCGCGATCAGCGTGACGAACGGGGCGGCGCCATCGAACGCAACCGCAGGCTGGACAGCGACGCCGCGGCGGTCCAGATCATGACGGTGTGGGTGAGCAAGGGCCTGCAGTATCCGATCGTCTACCTGCCTTTCGCGTTTAATCGCAATATCCAGGAACGCGATCTGGTGTTGTTCCACGATGGGCAGGTGCGTTGCCTGCATATCGGGGGCAAGGACAGTCCGGATTTCGCCGAGGTCGAACAGCTGGGTTGTCGGGAAGCGGCCAGCGACGACAGCCGGCTGACCTACGTGGCGCTGACGCGGGCCCAGTCACAAGTTGTGGCCTGGTGGTCGCCGGCGTATGACGAACCAAACGGGGGCTTGTCCCGATTGCTGCGCGGCCGGCGCCCCGGAGAGGCGGCGGTGCCCGACCGCTGCACGCCCGCCAAGATCAGCGATGAGGAAGCGTGGGCGCGACTGCAGGAGTGGGCTGACGCAGGTGGCCCGGTCATCGAAGAATCCGTGATCGGCCCGCATCCGACCATTTCGGGCCGAATAACGCCATCAGACCTGAGCATTCGCCACTTCCACCGACCCATCGACACCGCATGGCGGCGCACGTCCTACTCGGGCCTCCTCCGAGTGTCGGAGGGATCCGTCGGCGCGAGCAGTGAGCCCGAGGTCGCCGAGCTGGACGACGAAGTCGGCGACATTGCGCTGGCCGAGCCCGCAGCCACCGCCGATGTACCCTCGCCCATGGCTGCGCTGCCGACCGGGGCGAAGTTCGGTTCGCTGGTGCACGCGGTTCTGGAGACAGCCGATCCGTTCGCCGCCGATCTCGCCGGTGAGTTCGCGGCGCAGATCCGGGTGCATTCGGTGTGGTGGCCGGTGGATGTGCCCGCCGAGGTACTGGCCGATGCTCTGGTCCCGATGCATGACACTCCGCTAGGCCCGCTGGCCGAGGGTATGACGCTGCGGCAAGTCGGCTTACGGGATCGGTTGCGCGAGTTGGAATTCGAATTTCCTTTGGCCGGCGGTGACGTGCGCGGGGGCGCGGCGGACATCCGACTCGCGGATGTGGGGCTGTTGCTGCGATCCCACTTGCCCGCCAGTGACGCGTTGGCCTGCTACGCCGACAGGCTCATCGACGAACCGCTGGGCGACCAATCGCTGCGCGGGTATCTCAGCGGTTCGATCGACGCGGTGTTGCGGATTGCCGACGGCGCCGAATACCGGTATCTGGTCGTCGACTACAAGACCAACTGGCTCGGCGACCCGGACCGCTCTGCGCTGACGGCAGCCGACTACACCCGGGGGCGGCTGGTCGAAGCGATGCTGCACTCGGACTATCCACTGCAGGCGTTGCTGTACAGCGTTGTGCTGCACCGGTTTCTGCGATGGCGCGTGGCCGATTACGACCCGGACCGGCACCTGGGCGGGGTGTTGTACCTGTTCCTGCGCGGCATGTGCGGACCGGACACTCCGGTGGTCGACGGACACCCGGCCGGCGTGTTCAGCTGGGCGCCGCCGGCGGCGTTGGTGACGTCGATTTCTGATCTGCTCGACGCGGGCAGGGTTGCCGTATGA